The Thioalkalivibrio sulfidiphilus HL-EbGr7 genome includes a window with the following:
- a CDS encoding phage protease → MTTTTRFHIAACAARLRSPSREIQLMPAGSFRARDGRPEGLPHWTLNAAAAAQVIARAAARQTPFVIDYEHQTLGADTSGQPAPAAAWFSALEWRDGDGLYAIDVEWTPRAAGYIEADEYRYLSPVFTYDRETGEVRELLMAAVTNNPAIDGIADLAAARFSLSGADDDTHEEDAPVNEALRKLLGLEEGASEEQIEQAVAALTARLARLDEQETELAALRSQSGKPDPAKYVPVEAVSQLRDQVAALSSKIQEGEGRELDRLIDQADADGVLSTPALKDWARELGKKDIAALRSYLETAAPIAALSGQQSGGKAPEGGGDGKRLSDEELAVCRQLGIPHDEYVSLKEAN, encoded by the coding sequence ATGACGACGACAACCCGCTTTCATATCGCCGCCTGCGCGGCCCGCCTGCGCAGCCCGAGCCGCGAGATCCAGCTGATGCCCGCCGGGAGCTTCCGTGCCCGTGACGGCCGCCCCGAGGGGCTGCCCCACTGGACGCTGAACGCGGCGGCCGCGGCGCAGGTGATCGCCCGGGCCGCCGCGCGCCAGACGCCCTTCGTGATCGACTACGAGCACCAGACGCTGGGGGCCGACACCAGCGGCCAGCCGGCCCCGGCGGCGGCGTGGTTCAGCGCCCTGGAGTGGCGCGACGGCGACGGCCTGTACGCCATCGACGTGGAGTGGACGCCGCGCGCGGCCGGCTACATCGAGGCCGACGAGTACCGCTACCTGTCCCCCGTTTTCACCTACGACCGCGAGACCGGCGAGGTACGCGAGCTGCTGATGGCGGCGGTGACCAACAACCCCGCCATCGACGGTATCGCCGACCTGGCGGCGGCACGCTTCTCTCTGAGCGGCGCCGATGACGACACCCACGAGGAGGATGCACCCGTGAACGAGGCACTACGCAAGCTGCTGGGCCTGGAGGAAGGCGCCAGCGAGGAGCAGATCGAGCAGGCGGTGGCGGCGCTGACCGCGCGACTGGCCAGGCTCGACGAGCAGGAGACGGAGCTGGCCGCGCTGCGCAGCCAGTCGGGCAAGCCCGACCCGGCCAAGTACGTGCCGGTAGAGGCGGTGAGCCAGCTGCGCGACCAGGTGGCGGCGCTGTCGAGCAAGATCCAGGAGGGCGAGGGCCGCGAGCTGGACCGGCTGATCGACCAGGCCGACGCCGACGGCGTGCTGAGCACCCCGGCGCTGAAGGACTGGGCCCGGGAGCTGGGCAAGAAGGATATTGCCGCGCTGCGCAGCTACCTGGAGACGGCGGCGCCGATCGCCGCGCTGTCGGGCCAGCAGAGCGGCGGCAAGGCGCCCGAGGGCGGCGGCGACGGCAAGCGGCTGTCGGACGAGGAGCTGGCGGTATGCCGGCAGCTGGGTATCCCGCATGACGAGTACGTGAGC
- a CDS encoding phage minor head protein, with protein sequence MSQAEYGGMAFDEAIRFLRGKLSVPSERWADVWKAQHNVAFMVAGAAKGDLLADLREAVDEALAEGRTLAWFREQFDEIVATRGWEYNGPRNWRTRVIYETNLRTSWAAGRHAQLTDPGVRRRRPYWQYRHGGSADPRPEHLVWDGMVLPADDPWWDAHYPPNGWGCSCSVVALSEDDLEALDLDVDDAPPSGSYEWMDPVTGELHQVPQGVDPGWDYAPGASVDARTREAVLRKAEKLPDDLGERVRESVARAAERDPGPSPGEEE encoded by the coding sequence CGGAATACGGCGGCATGGCGTTCGACGAGGCGATTCGGTTCCTGCGCGGCAAGCTCTCGGTGCCCAGCGAGCGCTGGGCCGACGTGTGGAAGGCGCAGCACAACGTGGCCTTCATGGTGGCCGGTGCCGCCAAGGGCGACCTGCTGGCCGACCTGCGCGAGGCGGTGGACGAGGCGCTGGCCGAGGGCCGCACCCTGGCCTGGTTCCGCGAGCAGTTCGACGAGATCGTGGCGACCCGGGGCTGGGAGTACAACGGGCCGCGCAACTGGCGCACCCGGGTGATCTACGAGACCAACCTGCGCACCAGTTGGGCGGCCGGGCGGCACGCCCAGCTGACCGATCCCGGCGTGCGCCGGCGGCGCCCCTACTGGCAGTACCGCCACGGCGGCAGCGCCGACCCGCGCCCGGAGCACCTGGTGTGGGACGGCATGGTGCTGCCGGCGGACGATCCGTGGTGGGACGCCCACTATCCCCCCAACGGCTGGGGTTGCTCGTGCAGCGTGGTGGCACTCTCCGAGGATGACCTGGAGGCGCTGGACCTGGACGTGGACGACGCCCCGCCGAGCGGCAGCTACGAATGGATGGACCCGGTGACCGGCGAGCTGCACCAGGTGCCGCAGGGCGTCGATCCGGGCTGGGACTACGCGCCAGGCGCGAGCGTGGACGCGCGGACCCGCGAGGCGGTGCTGCGCAAGGCCGAGAAGCTGCCCGACGACCTGGGCGAGCGGGTCCGCGAAAGCGTGGCCCGTGCCGCCGAGCGCGACCCCGGGCCGAGCCCCGGCGAGGAGGAGTGA
- a CDS encoding phage virion morphogenesis protein, producing MAGVEVRVDDAAVRAALERLARFAGAPREALADIGEYMQRVVDDRFAAGRNPEGRAWERNSAATLLRKRNPRILHESPLLRGSIHYRATDDALAQGTRLEYAAVQQFGARQGAFGRTRRNVPIPWGDIPARPFLGFNAADRAEVMRLLEAHIRERFEDAEG from the coding sequence ATGGCCGGCGTGGAGGTGAGGGTCGATGATGCCGCGGTGCGCGCCGCCCTGGAGCGCCTGGCGCGGTTCGCCGGCGCCCCCCGCGAGGCGCTGGCGGACATCGGCGAGTACATGCAGCGGGTGGTGGACGATCGCTTCGCCGCCGGGCGCAACCCCGAGGGGCGGGCCTGGGAGCGCAATAGCGCGGCGACCCTGCTGCGCAAGCGCAACCCGCGCATCCTGCACGAGTCGCCGCTACTGCGCGGCTCGATCCACTACCGGGCGACGGATGACGCGCTGGCACAAGGCACGCGCCTGGAGTACGCTGCGGTTCAGCAGTTCGGCGCCCGCCAGGGCGCCTTCGGCCGCACCCGGCGCAACGTCCCGATCCCCTGGGGCGACATCCCGGCCCGCCCCTTCCTGGGCTTCAATGCCGCCGACCGCGCCGAGGTGATGCGGCTGCTCGAGGCGCACATCCGCGAGCGCTTCGAGGATGCCGAGGGCTGA